A region from the uncultured Stenotrophomonas sp. genome encodes:
- the cfa gene encoding cyclopropane fatty acyl phospholipid synthase (unsaturated-phospholipid methyltransferase) (Evidence 2a : Function of homologous gene experimentally demonstrated in an other organism; PubMedId : 20353464, 1445840; Product type e : enzyme), which translates to MEAGLQRRVEALLQEADVIPGGERPQDIDILDPRFYARVLGDGSLGLGESYMDGWWQARALDAFLTHLLAARLDERVHGAGEVWDALKAKLFNLQAGLGSYEVGRRHYDLGNDLYRAMLGKRLVYSCGYWRDAGNLDDAQVAKLDLICRKLGLRPGMRVLDIGCGWGEALKYAAERHGVEGVGITISQEQAEFARELCAGLPVEIRLQDYRDLDEPFDAILSVGMFEHVGVKNYRTYFEVARRCLCDDGLFLLHCIGSNVSRERTDPWIARYIFPNSMLPSAVQITTAMEELFVLEDWHNFGSDYDRTLQAWRDNVEAAWERLGPHYDERFRRMWRFYLAGSMASFRTRHAQLWQLVLSPRGVRGGYVAPR; encoded by the coding sequence ATGGAGGCAGGATTGCAACGACGCGTCGAGGCATTGCTGCAGGAGGCGGACGTCATCCCCGGCGGAGAGCGCCCGCAGGACATCGACATCCTCGACCCGCGCTTTTACGCGCGGGTGCTGGGTGACGGCTCGCTGGGGTTGGGCGAGAGCTACATGGACGGCTGGTGGCAGGCGCGCGCGCTCGACGCCTTCCTCACCCACCTGCTGGCGGCGCGGCTCGACGAACGCGTACATGGCGCCGGCGAAGTCTGGGATGCGCTCAAGGCGAAGCTGTTCAACCTGCAGGCCGGGCTGGGCAGCTACGAGGTCGGGCGGCGCCATTACGACCTCGGCAACGACCTGTACCGCGCCATGCTCGGCAAGCGGCTGGTCTACAGCTGCGGATACTGGCGCGACGCCGGCAACCTGGATGATGCACAGGTTGCCAAGCTCGACCTGATCTGCCGCAAGCTCGGCCTGCGCCCGGGCATGCGCGTGCTGGACATCGGTTGCGGCTGGGGCGAGGCGCTCAAGTACGCGGCCGAACGCCACGGCGTGGAAGGCGTGGGCATCACCATCTCGCAGGAGCAGGCCGAATTCGCGCGCGAACTGTGCGCCGGCCTGCCGGTGGAAATCCGCCTGCAGGACTACCGCGACCTGGACGAGCCGTTCGACGCGATCCTGTCGGTAGGCATGTTCGAGCACGTCGGCGTCAAGAACTACCGCACCTATTTCGAGGTGGCGCGACGCTGCCTGTGCGACGACGGCCTGTTCCTGCTGCATTGCATCGGCAGCAACGTCAGCCGCGAGCGCACCGACCCGTGGATCGCCCGCTACATCTTCCCCAACTCGATGCTGCCCTCGGCGGTGCAGATCACCACGGCGATGGAGGAGCTGTTCGTGCTGGAGGACTGGCACAACTTCGGCAGCGACTACGACCGCACCCTGCAGGCCTGGCGCGACAACGTGGAAGCGGCGTGGGAGCGGCTGGGTCCGCACTACGACGAGCGTTTCCGGCGCATGTGGCGCTTCTATCTGGCCGGCTCGATGGCCAGCTTCCGTACCCGCCATGCGCAGCTGTGGCAGCTGGTGCTGTCGCCGCGGGGCGTGCGGGGTGGCTACGTCGCGCCGCGCTGA
- the dcp gene encoding Peptidyl-dipeptidase dcp translates to MNTRLALALAVSLGLAAPAYSPAADAATQAAEQANPFFAESPLPLHYPQFDKIKDSDFAPAFDAGMAQQIEEVEAIANNPAAPTFENTLVALENSGAVLDRATTVFFSLSGADTNDARKQLQADYSAKFAAHRDAISLNGKLFERIKALYDKRDTLGLDAEGLRLVEKYHDNFVRAGAELPDADKAKLKEINAELANLGTKFSQNVLAEVNAAYIVVDDAKQLDGLSAEQIAAAAEAAKARKLDGKYVIALLNTTGQPALSNLTNRELRRKIFEASAARGSKGGEYDNTALVSRIMTLRAQKAALMGFANYAAYSLGNQTAKTPEAVNAMLGQLAPAAVANAKREAADLQAMIDTEQKAAGQPTFELQPWDWAFYSEKVRQAKYNFDESQLKPYFELKNVLENGVFFAAGKEYGLSFKQRTDLPVYHDDVSVYDVFDADGSQLAIFIFDPYARQSKRGGAWMNSYVSQSALTGNKPVVANHLNIPKPPAGKPTLLTWDEVTTTFHEFGHALHGMFSNVKYPYFSGTAVPRDFVEFPSQVNEMWADEPSILANYAKHYQSGAAMPQALLDKVVAAAKFNQGFATTEYLGAAMLDQRWHQIGVEQVPAPKDVLAFEHEALVKDGIYYAPVPPRYRTTYFSHIMGGYSAGYYAYIWSEVLDANTQKWFRDHGGLSRANGDHFRQTLLSRGGSADAMELFLNFAGHEPRIEPLLEKRGLSNAEAGK, encoded by the coding sequence TTGAACACCCGCCTCGCCCTCGCCCTTGCCGTGTCCCTCGGCCTTGCCGCACCGGCCTACAGCCCGGCCGCCGATGCCGCCACCCAGGCCGCCGAACAGGCCAACCCGTTCTTTGCCGAAAGCCCGCTGCCGCTGCACTACCCGCAGTTCGACAAGATCAAGGACAGCGACTTCGCCCCGGCCTTCGACGCCGGCATGGCGCAGCAGATCGAGGAAGTGGAGGCCATCGCCAACAACCCGGCCGCGCCGACCTTCGAGAACACGCTGGTCGCGCTGGAAAACAGCGGCGCCGTCCTCGACCGTGCCACCACCGTGTTCTTCTCGCTGAGCGGTGCGGATACCAACGACGCGCGCAAGCAGCTGCAGGCCGACTACTCGGCGAAGTTCGCCGCGCACCGTGATGCCATCAGCCTCAACGGCAAGCTGTTCGAGCGCATCAAGGCGCTGTACGACAAGCGCGACACACTGGGCCTGGACGCCGAAGGCCTGCGCCTGGTCGAGAAGTACCACGACAACTTCGTCCGCGCCGGCGCCGAACTGCCCGACGCCGACAAGGCCAAGCTGAAGGAAATCAACGCCGAGCTGGCCAACCTGGGCACCAAGTTCAGCCAGAACGTGCTGGCCGAGGTCAACGCCGCCTACATCGTGGTCGATGACGCCAAGCAGTTGGATGGCCTGTCGGCCGAGCAGATCGCCGCCGCCGCCGAAGCCGCCAAGGCGCGCAAGCTGGACGGCAAGTACGTCATCGCCCTGCTCAACACCACCGGCCAGCCGGCGCTGAGCAACCTGACCAACCGCGAGCTGCGCCGGAAGATCTTCGAGGCCTCGGCTGCACGCGGCAGCAAGGGCGGCGAATACGACAATACCGCGCTGGTCTCGCGCATCATGACCCTGCGCGCGCAGAAGGCCGCGCTGATGGGCTTCGCCAACTACGCCGCCTATTCGCTGGGCAACCAGACCGCCAAGACCCCGGAAGCGGTCAATGCGATGCTCGGCCAGCTGGCTCCGGCCGCGGTGGCCAATGCCAAGCGCGAGGCTGCCGATCTGCAGGCGATGATCGACACCGAGCAGAAGGCCGCCGGCCAGCCGACGTTCGAGCTGCAGCCGTGGGACTGGGCCTTCTACAGCGAGAAGGTGCGCCAGGCCAAGTACAACTTCGACGAATCGCAGCTCAAGCCCTACTTCGAACTGAAGAACGTGCTGGAGAATGGCGTATTCTTCGCCGCCGGCAAGGAATACGGCCTGAGCTTCAAGCAGCGCACCGACCTGCCGGTCTACCACGACGACGTCAGCGTCTACGATGTGTTCGACGCCGACGGCAGCCAGCTGGCGATCTTCATCTTCGACCCGTATGCGCGCCAGTCCAAGCGCGGCGGCGCGTGGATGAATTCCTACGTGTCGCAGTCGGCGCTGACCGGCAACAAGCCGGTGGTCGCCAACCACCTCAACATCCCCAAGCCGCCGGCCGGCAAGCCGACGCTGCTGACCTGGGACGAGGTGACCACCACCTTCCACGAGTTCGGCCATGCCCTGCACGGCATGTTCTCGAACGTGAAGTACCCGTACTTCTCGGGCACCGCGGTGCCGCGCGACTTCGTCGAGTTCCCCTCGCAGGTCAACGAGATGTGGGCCGACGAACCGAGCATCCTGGCCAACTACGCCAAGCACTACCAGAGCGGCGCGGCGATGCCGCAGGCGCTGCTGGACAAGGTGGTGGCCGCAGCCAAGTTCAACCAGGGCTTCGCCACCACCGAGTACCTGGGCGCGGCGATGCTGGACCAGCGCTGGCACCAGATCGGCGTGGAGCAGGTGCCGGCACCGAAGGACGTGCTCGCGTTCGAACATGAGGCGCTGGTCAAGGACGGCATCTACTACGCGCCGGTGCCGCCGCGTTACCGCACCACCTACTTCAGCCACATCATGGGCGGCTACTCGGCCGGCTACTACGCCTACATCTGGTCCGAGGTGCTCGACGCCAACACCCAGAAGTGGTTCCGCGACCACGGCGGCCTGAGCCGCGCCAACGGCGACCACTTCCGCCAGACCCTGCTGTCCAGGGGTGGCAGCGCCGATGCGATGGAACTGTTCCTCAACTTCGCCGGCCACGAGCCGCGGATCGAGCCGTTGCTGGAGAAGCGCGGGCTGAGCAACGCCGAAGCCGGCAAGTAA
- the gpo gene encoding Glutathione peroxidase, protein MTCAFDFRTVTLDGQPLDLADFRDRVLLVVNTASRCGFTPQYEGLERLWREYGPRGLVVLGFPCDQFGHQEPGDAAEIGAFCALNYGVSFPMSAKVAVNGADAHPLWRWLQREKRGALGIAAIKWNFSKFLIGREGQVLARYAPTLRPEALEGDIRAALRQ, encoded by the coding sequence ATGACCTGCGCTTTCGATTTCCGTACCGTCACGCTGGATGGCCAGCCGCTGGACCTGGCCGACTTCCGCGACCGCGTGCTACTGGTGGTCAATACCGCCTCACGCTGCGGTTTTACCCCGCAGTACGAAGGACTGGAGCGGCTGTGGCGCGAATACGGGCCGCGCGGACTGGTGGTGCTAGGCTTCCCCTGCGACCAGTTCGGCCACCAGGAGCCGGGGGACGCCGCCGAGATCGGTGCGTTCTGCGCATTGAACTACGGGGTGAGCTTCCCGATGTCGGCCAAGGTGGCGGTCAACGGCGCCGATGCGCATCCGCTGTGGCGCTGGTTGCAGCGCGAAAAGCGCGGCGCGCTGGGCATTGCCGCGATCAAGTGGAATTTCAGCAAGTTCCTGATCGGCCGCGAGGGGCAGGTGCTTGCCCGCTATGCGCCGACGCTGCGCCCGGAAGCGCTGGAAGGCGACATCCGGGCGGCATTGCGGCAATGA
- the fpr gene encoding Ferredoxin--NADP reductase, which produces MSSAFGTETVLDVHHWTDAYFSFSTTRDSSFRFENGQFVMIGLENEGGRPLLRAYSIASANWEERLHFFSIKVQDGPLTSRLQHLKPGDKLVVGKKPTGTLLISDLHPGKHLYLLGTGTGLAPWLSIVKDPETYERFEKVIVCHGVRFEQDLAYREYFEKELFADEILGDIVRDKLLYYPAVTREPFRNHGRLTTLMETGAMPQTLGLPPFDPANDRFMICGSPQMLADLRGVLDARGFEVSPRIGSPGHYVFERAFVEK; this is translated from the coding sequence ATGTCTTCCGCTTTCGGCACCGAGACGGTGCTCGACGTCCACCACTGGACGGACGCCTACTTCAGCTTCTCCACCACCCGCGACAGCAGCTTCCGCTTCGAGAACGGCCAGTTCGTGATGATCGGCCTGGAAAACGAAGGCGGCCGCCCGCTGCTGCGCGCCTATTCCATTGCCAGCGCCAACTGGGAAGAGCGCCTGCACTTCTTCAGCATCAAGGTACAGGATGGCCCGCTGACCTCGCGCCTGCAGCACCTCAAGCCCGGCGACAAACTGGTGGTCGGCAAGAAGCCCACCGGCACCCTGCTGATCTCCGACCTGCACCCCGGCAAGCACCTGTACCTGCTGGGCACCGGCACCGGGCTGGCGCCGTGGCTGAGCATCGTCAAGGACCCGGAGACCTACGAGCGCTTCGAGAAGGTCATCGTCTGCCACGGCGTGCGCTTCGAGCAGGACCTGGCCTACCGCGAGTACTTCGAGAAGGAACTGTTCGCTGACGAAATCCTCGGCGACATCGTCCGCGACAAGCTGCTGTACTACCCGGCCGTCACCCGCGAACCGTTCCGCAACCACGGCCGCCTGACCACGCTGATGGAAACCGGCGCCATGCCGCAGACCCTCGGCCTGCCGCCGTTCGACCCGGCCAACGACCGCTTCATGATCTGCGGCAGCCCGCAGATGCTGGCCGACCTGCGTGGCGTGCTGGACGCGCGCGGCTTCGAGGTATCCCCGCGCATCGGCTCGCCGGGCCACTACGTGTTCGAGCGCGCCTTCGTCGAGAAGTGA
- a CDS encoding ABC transporter related protein: MPAMPPQTPDSRPSLRERMDALRNLPPFLRQVWRTSRLLTLASLGLRLLRALLPVAMLYVGKLIIDEAVQLSGSGGMPPLREALAGGQLDTLLELLALELGIAIGSDLLGRLVNYADALLSELFTNATSVRLMEHAAELDLEDFEDPDLQDKLDRARRQTMGRMSLMGQLFGQAQDAITVISFAVGLVAYAPWLMALLAVALVPAFIGESHFNTLGYSLNHSWTPERRQLDYLRQVGASVETAKEVKIFNLHRFLIERYKLLAERFYRANRTLARKRAFWGTLLAALGTLGYYTAYAYIAWRTISGDFSIGDLTFLAGSFMRLRQLLEGLLTGFSQVAGQALYLDDLFSFFAIEPEIRSRPDALPVPRPIREGFVFEDVGFRYPDAERWAVRHLDFRLEAGEVIALVGENGAGKTTLVKLLARLYDPDEGRILLDGRDLRDYDLDDLRANMGVIFQDFVRYHLTAGENIGVGLVEAMRDDARIRDAAHRALADEVIEALPEGYGQLIGRRFKTGVDLSGGQWQKIAIARAYMRDAQVMILDEPTAALDARAEFEVFQRFKELSEQRTAVLISHRFSSVRMADRILVLADGRIEASGTHAQLMEEGGRYAELFELQAAGYR, from the coding sequence ATGCCGGCCATGCCTCCGCAAACACCTGATTCCCGCCCCAGCCTGCGCGAGCGCATGGATGCGCTGCGCAACCTGCCGCCGTTCCTGCGCCAGGTATGGCGGACCAGCCGCCTGCTGACCCTGGCCAGCCTCGGCCTGCGCCTGCTGCGCGCCCTGCTGCCGGTGGCGATGCTGTACGTGGGCAAGCTGATCATCGACGAAGCCGTGCAGTTGTCCGGCAGCGGCGGCATGCCACCGTTGCGCGAGGCGCTGGCCGGCGGCCAGCTCGACACCCTGCTGGAGCTGCTGGCGCTGGAACTGGGCATCGCCATCGGCTCGGACCTGCTGGGCCGGCTGGTCAACTACGCCGACGCGCTGCTGTCCGAACTGTTCACCAACGCCACCAGCGTGCGCCTGATGGAGCACGCCGCCGAACTGGACCTGGAGGATTTCGAGGACCCCGACCTGCAGGACAAGCTCGACCGTGCACGGCGCCAGACGATGGGCCGCATGAGCTTGATGGGGCAGCTGTTCGGGCAGGCGCAGGACGCCATCACCGTCATCAGCTTCGCCGTCGGGCTGGTCGCCTACGCACCGTGGCTGATGGCGTTGCTGGCGGTGGCACTGGTACCTGCGTTCATCGGCGAATCGCACTTCAACACGCTCGGCTATTCCCTCAACCACAGCTGGACGCCGGAGCGCCGCCAGCTCGACTACCTGCGCCAGGTCGGGGCCAGCGTGGAAACCGCCAAGGAGGTGAAGATATTCAACCTCCACCGTTTCCTGATCGAGCGCTACAAGCTGCTGGCCGAGCGTTTCTACCGCGCCAACCGCACGCTGGCGCGCAAGCGTGCATTCTGGGGCACGCTGCTGGCGGCGCTGGGCACGCTGGGCTACTACACCGCCTACGCCTACATCGCCTGGCGCACCATCAGCGGCGATTTCAGCATCGGCGACCTCACCTTCCTCGCCGGCAGTTTCATGCGCCTGCGGCAGCTGCTGGAAGGCCTGCTCACCGGCTTCTCGCAGGTGGCCGGGCAGGCGCTGTACCTGGACGACCTGTTCTCGTTCTTCGCCATCGAGCCGGAGATCCGTTCACGCCCGGACGCGCTGCCGGTGCCGCGCCCGATCCGCGAGGGCTTCGTGTTCGAGGACGTCGGCTTCCGCTATCCCGATGCCGAACGCTGGGCGGTGCGCCACCTCGACTTCCGGCTGGAAGCCGGCGAGGTCATCGCCCTGGTCGGCGAGAACGGCGCCGGCAAGACCACCCTGGTCAAGCTGCTGGCGCGGCTGTACGACCCGGACGAAGGCCGCATCCTGCTCGACGGCCGCGACCTGCGCGACTATGACCTGGACGACCTGCGCGCCAACATGGGAGTGATCTTCCAGGACTTCGTGCGCTACCACCTGACCGCCGGCGAGAACATCGGCGTCGGCCTGGTCGAGGCCATGCGCGACGACGCCCGCATCCGCGACGCCGCGCACCGGGCGCTGGCCGATGAAGTGATCGAAGCGTTGCCGGAAGGCTACGGGCAGCTGATCGGCCGCCGCTTCAAGACCGGCGTGGACCTGTCCGGCGGCCAGTGGCAGAAGATCGCCATCGCCCGCGCCTACATGCGCGACGCGCAGGTGATGATCCTCGACGAACCCACCGCCGCGCTCGACGCCCGCGCCGAGTTCGAGGTGTTCCAGCGCTTCAAGGAACTGTCCGAGCAGCGCACCGCGGTGCTGATCTCGCACCGCTTCTCGTCGGTACGCATGGCCGACCGCATCCTGGTGCTGGCCGACGGCCGCATCGAGGCCAGCGGCACCCACGCGCAGTTGATGGAAGAAGGCGGCCGCTATGCCGAACTGTTCGAACTGCAGGCCGCCGGCTACCGCTGA
- a CDS encoding hypothetical protein (Evidence 5 : No homology to any previously reported sequences), giving the protein MVVSTWVSSTLAQLRNQVAALAGAAVVAAGHWLQWPALPCVLAGAGLCFGLRMMALRYGWHLPVALQSGGDGEPPGPMR; this is encoded by the coding sequence ATGGTGGTCTCGACCTGGGTGAGCTCGACCTTGGCGCAACTGCGCAACCAGGTCGCGGCGCTGGCCGGCGCCGCGGTGGTCGCCGCCGGCCACTGGCTGCAATGGCCGGCCCTGCCCTGCGTGCTGGCCGGCGCCGGGCTGTGCTTCGGCCTGCGGATGATGGCGCTGCGCTATGGCTGGCACCTGCCGGTGGCGCTGCAATCCGGCGGCGACGGCGAACCGCCGGGGCCAATGCGGTAA
- a CDS encoding conserved membrane hypothetical protein (Evidence 4 : Homologs of previously reported genes of unknown function), producing METLVLILDLIGTFVFALSGAMMGVRRRLDLFGVLVLSFAAASAGGMTRDVLIGATPVAALSDWRYPSVSLAAGIVTFLWNPRIERLSNPVRMFDALGLAVFAVAGTQKALAFGLAPPMAAAMGMLTGIGGGIARDVLLAQVPLVLRAELYAIAALAGAGRRRRPAPRPGCAVARWWSRPG from the coding sequence ATGGAAACCCTGGTACTGATCCTCGACCTCATCGGCACCTTCGTCTTCGCCCTGTCCGGCGCGATGATGGGCGTGCGCCGCCGGCTGGACCTGTTCGGCGTGCTGGTGCTGTCCTTCGCCGCCGCCAGTGCCGGCGGCATGACCCGCGACGTGCTGATCGGCGCCACCCCGGTGGCGGCGCTGAGCGACTGGCGCTATCCGAGCGTCTCGCTGGCCGCCGGCATCGTCACCTTCCTGTGGAACCCGCGGATCGAGCGCCTGAGCAACCCGGTGCGGATGTTCGACGCCCTCGGCCTTGCGGTATTCGCCGTGGCCGGCACGCAGAAGGCGTTGGCCTTCGGCCTTGCCCCGCCGATGGCGGCGGCGATGGGCATGCTCACCGGCATCGGCGGTGGCATCGCCCGCGACGTGCTGCTGGCACAGGTGCCACTGGTGCTGCGCGCCGAGCTGTACGCGATCGCGGCGCTGGCCGGCGCCGGCCGCCGGCGCCGGCCAGCGCCGCGACCTGGTTGCGCAGTTGCGCGATGGTGGTCTCGACCTGGGTGA
- a CDS encoding Alkylhydroperoxidase like protein, AhpD family yields MSTTTPRVPYTRLAAEAFKGLLAASKAVHEGSVEQELMELVFLRVSQINGCGYCMDMHGTALRKAGIEPRKLDTLPAWHESRFFDARERAALGWAEALTRLPDGAPSQAAFDALAPHFDEKGISDLSMGIATINAWNRLGAGLLPPLP; encoded by the coding sequence ATGAGCACTACCACCCCCCGCGTTCCCTACACCCGCCTGGCCGCCGAAGCGTTCAAGGGCCTGCTTGCCGCCAGCAAGGCCGTGCACGAGGGCTCGGTCGAGCAGGAACTGATGGAACTGGTATTCCTGCGTGTGTCGCAGATCAACGGCTGCGGCTACTGCATGGACATGCACGGCACCGCGCTGCGCAAGGCCGGCATCGAGCCGCGCAAGCTCGACACGCTGCCGGCCTGGCACGAAAGCCGCTTCTTCGATGCGCGTGAACGCGCCGCCCTGGGTTGGGCCGAGGCGCTGACCCGGCTGCCCGACGGCGCGCCTTCGCAGGCCGCGTTCGATGCGCTGGCGCCGCATTTCGACGAAAAGGGCATCAGCGACCTGAGCATGGGCATCGCCACGATCAACGCCTGGAACCGTCTCGGCGCCGGCCTGCTGCCGCCGCTGCCGTGA
- a CDS encoding conserved hypothetical protein (Evidence 4 : Homologs of previously reported genes of unknown function): MDMTDTFQNHRPRLLALAYRLLGSRADAEDVVQDAWLRWAGADTATILDPEAWLVTATTRLGLDRLRTATRQRLDYMGPWLPEPLHIAAELPPAPDPAQVHAVAEEVSLAFLTLLEQLGPEERAAFLLKEAFGHDYAGIAELLGHSEANCQQLVHRARKRLQEGRPRFAANAGQHRRLLARFMEASQRGDSAAIHALLHANARLLSDGGGVVTAALRPLLGAERIARLFWAIARRGGSHPARLGSVNGEPAILRFDGSRLHSVTTIVVDGDRIARIYSVLNPHKLHALVTTGDAGTSLQ; the protein is encoded by the coding sequence ATGGACATGACCGACACCTTCCAGAACCACCGCCCGCGCCTGCTGGCGCTGGCCTACCGGCTGCTTGGCAGCCGCGCCGATGCCGAGGACGTGGTGCAGGACGCCTGGCTGCGCTGGGCCGGCGCCGATACCGCCACCATCCTCGACCCGGAGGCCTGGCTGGTCACCGCCACCACCCGGCTCGGCCTGGACCGGCTGCGCACGGCCACGCGCCAGCGCCTGGACTACATGGGCCCGTGGCTGCCCGAACCGCTGCACATCGCCGCCGAGCTGCCACCGGCCCCGGACCCCGCACAGGTCCACGCCGTCGCCGAAGAGGTGTCGCTGGCGTTCCTGACCCTGCTCGAACAACTCGGCCCCGAGGAGCGCGCCGCGTTCCTGCTCAAGGAGGCGTTCGGCCACGACTACGCCGGCATCGCCGAACTGCTCGGGCACAGCGAAGCCAACTGCCAGCAACTGGTGCATCGCGCACGCAAACGCCTGCAGGAAGGACGGCCACGCTTCGCCGCCAATGCCGGCCAGCACCGGCGGTTGCTGGCGCGGTTCATGGAGGCCTCCCAGCGCGGCGACAGCGCGGCCATCCATGCCCTGCTGCATGCCAATGCGCGGTTGCTCTCCGACGGCGGCGGCGTGGTCACCGCGGCGCTGCGGCCACTGCTCGGGGCCGAACGCATCGCCCGCCTGTTCTGGGCCATCGCCCGCCGCGGCGGCAGCCATCCGGCACGGCTGGGCAGCGTCAACGGCGAACCGGCGATCCTGCGCTTCGACGGCAGCCGCCTGCATTCGGTGACCACCATCGTGGTCGATGGCGACCGCATCGCGCGGATCTACAGCGTGCTCAACCCGCACAAGCTGCACGCTCTTGTCACGACTGGCGATGCCGGCACGTCCCTGCAATGA
- the fumA gene encoding fumarate hydratase (Evidence 2b : Function of strongly homologous gene; Product type e : enzyme) — protein MAGSTPASLEQAVTSIKQEDLIQSIADALQYISYYHPVDYIKSLAAAYEREESPAAKEAMAQILINSRMCAEGHRPICQDTGIVTVFLEIGMNVRWDDATMGVEDMANEGIRRAYAYPDNKLRASVLADPAGKRTNTRDNTPGVVNVKVVPGDTVEVIVAAKGGGSEAKSKFAMLNPSDSIVDWVLKTVPTMGAGWCPPGMLGIGIGGTAEKAMLLAKEALMEEIDINELKARGASNRIEELRIELHDKVNALGIGAQGLGGLTTVLDVKIKDYPTHAANLPVAMIPNCAATRHAHFTLDGSGPVMLDPPSLEDWPKLVYDASKGTRVDLDTLTPEEVASWKPGQTLLLNGKLLTGRDAAHKRMVDMLNKGEALPVDLKGRFIYYVGPVDPVRDEVVGPAGPTTATRMDKFTEQVLAQTGLLGMVGKAERGPAAIEAIRKHKSAYLMAVGGSAYLVSKAIKAAKVVGFADLGMEAIYEFTVQDMPVTVAVDSTGESVHQTGPREWQARIGKIPVMVV, from the coding sequence ATGGCCGGCTCCACCCCCGCCAGCCTCGAGCAAGCCGTGACATCGATCAAGCAGGAAGACCTCATCCAGTCCATCGCCGACGCCTTGCAGTACATCTCGTACTACCACCCGGTCGACTACATCAAGAGCCTTGCCGCCGCCTACGAGCGCGAGGAGTCGCCGGCGGCCAAGGAGGCGATGGCGCAGATCCTGATCAACTCGCGCATGTGCGCCGAGGGCCACCGCCCGATCTGCCAGGACACCGGCATCGTCACCGTGTTCCTCGAAATCGGCATGAACGTGCGCTGGGATGACGCCACGATGGGCGTGGAGGACATGGCCAACGAAGGCATCCGCCGCGCCTACGCCTACCCGGACAACAAGCTGCGCGCCTCGGTGCTGGCCGACCCGGCCGGCAAGCGCACCAACACCCGGGACAACACGCCGGGCGTGGTCAACGTGAAGGTAGTGCCGGGCGACACCGTTGAGGTGATCGTCGCGGCCAAGGGCGGCGGTTCGGAGGCCAAGTCCAAGTTCGCCATGCTCAACCCGTCCGATTCCATCGTCGACTGGGTACTCAAGACCGTGCCGACGATGGGCGCCGGCTGGTGCCCGCCGGGCATGCTCGGCATCGGCATCGGCGGCACCGCCGAGAAGGCGATGCTGCTGGCCAAGGAGGCGCTGATGGAGGAAATCGACATCAACGAACTCAAGGCCCGTGGTGCGTCCAACCGCATCGAGGAACTGCGCATCGAGCTGCACGACAAGGTCAACGCGCTGGGCATCGGCGCGCAGGGCCTGGGCGGCCTGACCACGGTGCTGGACGTCAAGATCAAGGACTACCCGACCCACGCCGCCAACCTGCCGGTGGCGATGATCCCCAACTGCGCCGCCACCCGCCATGCGCACTTCACCCTGGACGGCAGCGGCCCGGTGATGCTCGACCCGCCGTCGCTGGAAGACTGGCCGAAGCTGGTCTACGACGCCTCCAAGGGCACCCGCGTCGACCTGGATACCCTCACCCCTGAAGAAGTTGCCAGTTGGAAGCCGGGCCAGACCCTGCTGCTCAACGGCAAGCTGCTGACCGGCCGCGACGCCGCGCACAAGCGCATGGTGGACATGCTCAACAAGGGCGAGGCACTGCCGGTCGACTTGAAGGGCCGCTTCATCTACTACGTCGGCCCGGTGGATCCGGTGCGTGATGAAGTGGTTGGCCCGGCCGGCCCGACCACCGCCACGCGCATGGACAAGTTCACCGAGCAGGTGCTGGCGCAGACCGGCCTGCTGGGCATGGTCGGCAAGGCCGAGCGTGGCCCGGCGGCGATCGAGGCCATCCGCAAGCACAAGTCGGCCTACCTGATGGCGGTGGGCGGCTCGGCCTATCTGGTGTCCAAGGCGATCAAGGCGGCCAAGGTGGTCGGCTTCGCCGACTTGGGCATGGAAGCGATCTACGAATTCACCGTACAGGACATGCCGGTGACCGTGGCGGTGGATTCCACCGGCGAATCGGTGCACCAGACCGGCCCGCGCGAATGGCAGGCCCGCATCGGCAAGATCCCGGTGATGGTGGTGTAA